The following DNA comes from Rhea pennata isolate bPtePen1 chromosome 7, bPtePen1.pri, whole genome shotgun sequence.
TGCTTCTTATGCCCCTTCCAAATTCTCCTTAATGTCTTTCCAACTTACCCCTCTGTATTTCACTAATGTGACCTGAGCAATGTGCTTCCAATGTAGGACATCCACCTCTACGTACTCCcgtgtttttctctttgaatatCCACACACAACCTGCTCCCCTAGTGACAAAGAAAAGGACTAGGAAGTAAAAGGAGCAAAAAATAGTACACTtgagagaaaggaggaatgGCTGTGACTTCTCCAGCAATTTCAGCTTTTGAGAATTTGAGCTTCTACAGTGTGcaattctttgttatttttgtttcatttttaatttacagcagTGTTTGTCAATCAGCTATAGCGTGACTTGATTTagtattaaagaaaattcatctttatttGACTGGAAACACTGAGTTGGTCTGCTTatcaaatagtatttttttttaatgttgacaCACAACATTATCAGTGGGTGctaattaaaagagaaagaatactgactgactgactgacaTCAGCTGCTTCAGAATTGTCTCTTCTGTGGGCTGGCAATGAATTGTTTTGGTAGCATGTCCCCTTGGGCTGTGGCGGCAGCAAAAcgattttgggacaacagcaGGTGGCAAGCTGGCCACACTGGTTGAGAGCATTATTGCTGACTTGAGATTGCAGGTCTTGGCTCATACTCTGACTATACCAGGCTTTCTCAGATTTCATTATTCACCacctgttttgttgttgttagaggaaaagcaaaactaaatgtctcattaattttcttctgtgactcCCTGTTTGAAACAGACCACTTGAAAAGTCTGTATCTTTTAATTATCATTTCgaaaacaaaaatagtctttttaatttacttaaatactattttaaggCAAAAACAACTCCAAAACACTATTCTCATCAAATCTTTTAAAGGGCCTcaaattttaaactgttttaaaaactgcttaATCGATACCTTTTTGACTTAGGTATGAAACAATAATGGTGGTCTTTATTCCTGACATTAACAAAGAGGAATGACTGCAAGCAATACACCAGCtaaaaacaggacaaaaagaaaaaaaaaaggaaaaaagatgagagAGACACTGTTCTCACTTAAACTTGCCTCAAGAATCTGGCTGAAGCCTGAGCATGCAGTCAAGACAGAACATGCTCCCCAAAGGAAGGTCACCTGGGAAAAGAAATAGGCAGTTCTCCAACAGATGCTCTTTTGTCAAAATGCAGCAGGATTGCTTACTTTCCATGTAAAAGATATTAGACAAGGAAAAGAGACTTAGCAGCACAACTCTCTCAAAAGTGCATGTATTAAAGGGTTCCTCTTGGTTTGTATAAATCACAGAAACTCCATTGCTTTCAGGGAGTGCAGGCACTTGGACTACAGCAAGATCTGCCCCTGAAACGCAGTCAGCCTCTGGGAATCACAGTATTTGCCACCCCTCACAGTGCTGTGCTGTTGTTTACGCTGTGTAAGTTTTACCAGTCAGCAGGAGACATGGGCAGCCGTAATGTACTAACAGCAATTTGAATTCATTTGATTCATTTGattaatttgaaaatgctttataGCGAGAAATGCAGTCAGGGTTAAGAGCAGCATTCTGCCTACTGGCCAAAAGCAGCAGGGCATAAAAAGTTATGTTTATCTCCAACAAGTGCCAGCAGAGGATTAAAGTAACCAAACCACTTGACACAATTTGTCCATCTTTGAGTGAGGGAGCTCAGAAAAACCTTTCTTGGAAATGGTGTGCACTGTGGATACTTGCTTCACTGACCACATGCTCTCCCATCAACTCAAGACTCCTCTGTTGATGCCTGGAAAGGTCACATTCTCCTATCAACAGAGGTGCTCATGCATCGTGAATGGCAGGGAGTCTGACTTCGGCATTAGGGGTCAAAGAGGAAGCTCTTGTGGCAAGGGATATTTCATGTTAAAACATGCTTTGAGATACCATAGACGCATACTGAATCTAACATTCAGCCTGAGAGAACACGAGCAATTCATGGAATGCCCTGACAACATGACTGTGCGAAAGCCATTTTTCAAGTCACCACAAGCAGTTCAGCTCTGGCAGCTGCAATGGCTAGGCTGTCAGAACAACTTGTAATTACTCAAATATTTCCGTGCTTCCGTCTGAAGCACTGCTGAAATGAATTCAGAATCCCAGGCTCCGTTTTCCATTTAAAACTCATTCACCTTTCAACCTAGCAACAGAAGTCAAGGAGCTGTGTAAGGTAAAAATACTGCCAGGTGTCATTCATGCAATAGTACATATACTTGGGAACACCACCAAACCTCCTTTTCTTAAAAGACGACGCTAGGTTGCTGCGCTGGAAATAGTGCGGCTTAGCAGTTTCTTTAAAACTCGTCAGTGGTATTCTGTAGGCAATCAGATTCATCCACTCAGTGATGTCCAGAATCATCATCGTAACGCAGACACCGAAGTCGGCATCAGCTGCCTGAAATAAGAGAAGGAACACAGGAGCAGAAACACAAAGCTGCACCGACTTCCTAACAATAGTACTAGCACAAGAGCACAAAATGCTGGTAGAAAATCCTTCTCCACTGGTACTTCTTTTCATATCCGACTCCACATAGCACCTTTACGTGAAGTATTTGCTCTGAAACTttgcatttaaacaaaatgtagcTACCAAGAGAAATAGCAGAATGCtaaggaagagatttttcagtaagatttaAAGCgactaagaaaaaagaaggataCACAGTAAGGTCTTTCTAAtggcaggaaacagaagattGTCGAGTTGGCAAGTAGAGATATTGCAAAGACACAGAGGAATTTACTGGTATATCAATGAAAGCAcgaaagaaaaagacaagatttGGGATAGGGACAGTAACAAATTCATACATCACTTATTAATAAGCCAACAATCTCAACAAGATCTTTTAAGAAACGGGAAGCTGCAAAATCATAAACGGTAGGGAAGACACTGCAGTTAGGCTGCTATATAAACATTTATTGGACTAGGACAAGAGCAGCTAAGCaatgtttttcctgaaaacattgTTGGCTGATCTGTGTGATTACAAGAACACAGCATCAGCAAGTCAAAACCATGCACAAAATTCACTAACACTGATCTCTGAATAGCTTTCAGAGAACCTGGAGAGCTTTTATTAGTGAAAAAAACCCGTGTCTCCACAGGCACAAGAGGCATGCAATAAGGACCCGAGGAAATATGGTAGTTAAAAATGGCTACTGTCAGTAAAAAATGGCTACTGTCAGTATGCAGCATACAGAAGGCCAAAGTTAGATTATATTCCATTTCATGAGTAAACTGGCAGAGTCGCAGCAAGTACTATTGCTGAAAAATTGTgagaaaatgagacaaaaaagatgcataaaaattaaaacGGGTGGAAAGAATTGTGATCTTTTAAACAAGATCTCAGCCATTAGCATGACCAGTCAAGGGGATACAGTTTCCTAACATGTTTAACCCTACATCAACCCTATAACTGTATGGCCTTGCAACTGCAGGTAGATTAATTAGCCTCATcaattgggggaaaaaaaagtgtaactgAACTCATTTAGATTAacactgctgcagccactggattgctcctttttttctcattacatttaaaaagttattactGGAAATACctcattttctgcttcctgccTACAACAATAGTAGCagctgcttattttgttttgaatagaGATTTACCTTCCCATGAGCTTTGCTCTTCACTTCCCATCTTCGTGTGATCTTCTGGAGCCTTGCAAAATTTTATACATCCACATGAAAGGGGTGACTTGCTTAAGCACAGGCTCTGTTCTGAACAGCGATCCCACTTCTGTCGTACACATGCCTCCCTGCCAACCCAATACTGAGCTTTTTAGCTACAGTTTTACATCAGAAACCTGTAAGCTGTTCATGATACCTGCTTCCACGTCACTGCACTCCAACAGACAGTTTCCTAGCCTGGAAGGATAGCTAGCTTGGATTCGGATTCCTAAATCTACATGCTGTCTCTATCCCGTTACAACAGGACAGGTTGCTTGTACATTACTCTAAGAATTCATACACAAGATAACTTGATACGTGACCACAACAGCAGTTTCAGCATTTGCCCTGAAGTCAGACAATTTACTATTGAATTAATTATCCCCTATCAGCACCTGGAGTCTGCTAATAAAACTTCTCCACCCTCATGAGGTGGCAATCTTGCTGATGGCAAGACACTCCTTGCCACACAGACTAAGGTGTTGTTTTAGGCTTCTAAATACGACTTTTCATATTCTTGAGAAACACATCTCGTAAGAAGCTCCCAAGTTTGGTTGCTTAAATGGAGAATCGCAACTGCCTTCTCACTCATGGTGATATTTTCTCAGAGGGAATaaaacaaacttgaaaaaagaaatcactttcCATCGTAGACCTGCCAGAACAGATGTTCTTGCGTTCCACTCCAAAGACATAAATGGCAAGAGGGCGACTGCTGCTGCACCCTTTGCAGTGTCCCCAGGGACCCTGAATCAGTACAAAAGGCCTGCGCTGACTCCTGCAgctattgaaaacaaaatctgatgTCTCACATGAGTTAAATGAGCAGCTGTGCAAGAGCTGTGCaaacattcacaaaaataaCCTTCCCACCATTGCAAATAACAAATGCCCTGGAGGTAACTGTTCCTCCTATACTGTagcattaaaaaggaaaggcagaagggAAAGCGTTCTTAGGGAGGTGACCCTTCATGGCAACAGGGCAAGCCAACATCCACGTACACAATGAggattttgaagtttttttttttttcctccaggagATAGATTCAAGCACAGGGACTTCACGTAGCAGATTGCATTATTGACATCAAACTGCATTTGCATGTAAATGCAGCCCGAGCAGTACGCTAGCTATAGATAAATACCACTTGTCCTGGGACAGGGAaagcagcttggcaacaacTCTTCCTCTCAGGCCAGAGAGGAGTTACGACTCGTGCTGAAAACATGACTAGCCTCTGAGCTGCTGTCTTCTGAGATGAACTGTATTCCCGCCAttaacacagagaaaataaaagcttgctTTCTTAGGCTCCTATCTACTCCATAAAGCTGACCGGTGGAAAGAGCCAACAGGCGAACTGTCCAGGTATTTAGAGCAGTTTGAAAAAGTTAAAGGCCTCTACTGTCTCCTGGGATTGGTTTGGATGGCGTGCGCGGAAGACTAAAGATCTATTATTCATTTTCCTACTTGGAACGTACCAGTCAACAACTACCCCATTCACAACAGCGGCTCCAGGGGATCAAGCCACAAACAAGAAAGCTACGTTTTTGGGTCAGAAGTTCTAGGATGAACAAGGCTGTACGAAAGGCAGATACTCAGGCAAGCAAAGTTAATAAATTGTGTTGGAACGCAGTTCTAGCTAAACAAATTTAGCATATAATGGAAACTTTGACAGCAAATTGTTGAAAGGGGATCACATTATACTTGTCAACCCTAATTAATACCATCAGGCTTCCTTCACTAAAAATAAtcccttttaaaattaaaagcagaaatgcctAGTATGTTACTTCCATGTTGCCTCTTCCACTGCTTTGAAGTGTTTATTCTTAGATGACAAGTTCTATTGCGAGTAATTCTGCAGTCTTGAGGATCTCTGCTGTGAAGCTGCTGAACAAACGTAAATAGTTGGAATAAGTACAGCCTCACAGAAATAACAGACTGATTGATGCAAAAGTCACATTATCCAAGAAATAAGATCAACTGAAGTGCCTCCAAAAAGAGCAGCTTTGTTCTGAACATTAGCTTAGAAGTTTTCCCCACATACTACATTAGACAAGTCCTTTGATCTGTCCTGACCTTCTGCATACTGCAGGCCACAGGAGAGCTCAAACTTGACTGTGTTCTTGAAACTGGAgttatttttggaaaagtatCCAATCTTGATTTAACTTCTCATCAGTGGAGAATTTTATGCAGCATCAGTGTTAATCACCttccttgttaaaaaaaatgcatcctttTCAATGGTCAAGTTCACTTGCTTTCTACCATGAACTGCCGGTACTATCTTTGTCTAACAGATTCGAGAAGCCCTGCTATCCAGACTTCCAGTGGAGGTATCTCTAGAGTGATCGCAGTCCACTTCACTACCTCTGCAGGCCAAACTCACTGAACATCTTTCTACCTTCTAATTCTTGCTGTTCATCTCCAATCATGTCCAACGTTTCAGGATTCTTCCTGGACTACTAACTGTATCTTTCATCACATCCACAGAGGACAAAGGCAGAGGTAACATAGCCTTCATATTTTTACTCCCTCCACATTCATTCACATGTGGAATCTCCATGTTTACAATACTATATCGGAGCATTTTACAAGCATCAGTAAAGATGCCCTCTATctataagaaaaacaaaacaggaaaagccACTCCCACCTCACCCCCAGCAAAACAGGGGTATAGATACTAGAGAAGTCAGGAATCATTCAATGGAACTTGTCAAGGCTTCATGAATTCCAGCGAAACGATGGCACTGTGTCCCTTCTGAAGAACTTCCTGTGCATTCATCAAACTCAGCTGGCATGGCAGCTATATACTAAAACTGGCCATCCAACAAATGTCCAAATCCCACAAGGAAACAATTTTTGCTACATTCTACTTTTCCACTTAAAATAATGTCAACacttacatgcaaaaaaaataaaacgaAGACTTCACACTCCCAGCTTTAAGacttaaattaataataataaaaataaattagtctATTAAAACTAGTTAGCTCTGCCTTCAGGATCAGAAACCAGGTTTTAATTGAAAACTactgaataggaaaaaaaaaaaacaataaaatctcAGCACTGAGTTTCTCCTCTACCAATTAAGACACTTGATTAATTGTTGCATGGAATAAAATTAAAGGCAAGGCTTGCAGAAACCTGACCAGACCAAGCAGATAAGTACAGCAAGAACTTctatatgttttatttcaagtttaTCTTGTTAAAGTTAAAACCTTGTATTTAGAAAGAATAGTTTACTACTTAGCTTTAACTGATTTAAGATTTTTCACTCCACATAAAAGCAATATGCTGAATGACTTCCAATTACATTttcactaaaacaaaacaaagctgttCATACTGGGCTCATACACTGCTGGTACAATACTAGCATTCAGCAATAGCAGAATTCAAGAAATACCTTATTATGCAAATACTTTAACTCCAAGAACTTCTGGTATTGCACTGAGGAAATTATGCATACTTTCGAAGAAGAAACAGGCCCTGCAATCAAGttgtacttctgtttttatttaaataaattcaaaaaagaTACTTATAGCAATATTTACACATTCAATTTGATAATTCCTCAAATATTCGTGATTAATAAAAACCAGAATCTTCTAACAAATATTAGATGTTCTTACAACGAAGCATTAATACTTTTGGAAAAGTAATTAAGTTTGGGGGGTCTCCAAATCCACAAGAGAACACTGTTCCTATAATACAGTATTCCTCCATCTCCCCCTGACCACAGCAGTGTTTTCAGAATATGAGCTGCTTTCCAGGTATTGAAACCAATTAGTAATGGgtaaaaggacatttttttaaatatgccaAATTAGATTatcaattttaatattaaagataaGCTTTGTAATGGGTTTCATTCCAGTCACAACAttgttcttcagttttctgaataAATGTTAGCACCGGAAAAATCCACTTTCTATCCAAGACAGTATCTAAACAGAatgtttttccacagaaatcCAACTTTGTATTCTAAAGCCACATATAACTAATGcataaaatgcttaaaattcaaACCTTTTGTCTCTTCTTCCAAAACACTGCTaatctttctgtgctgcttttcccaATCAGGCATGTCTTCAGAATTAAGACAATCTgttattcttctcctttcttacTAGACTCTATATGATCAGCATTTTCAGGTAAATATACCCCCATGCTCTGCAAAATGTTTGAAGCGGGTCCTGCCAGTCCTGCCTGAGCGCTATAGGATTCAAGCATGTTAGCCACGAGGTTCATATCCAGATCAATGGGTGTCAGCTCAGTGTCTTCTGTCCCAGAATCATGGCCAGCATTTTGAGATGTAGTTGCTTTAACAGAACTTACCTGtcaaacacaaagagaaagttTTATCATGACAAATCATGTAGGATACTAAAAATAGGACAAACCACAAGACAAAACACAAGTAAATAGTTCTGCAGCCAACAAAGTTCAGTATGTTCAACACTGTTTCGAGAAACAGGAGTTGAGCCACCAAATTTTCAtgccagtttaaaaaaaaatcatctctttcCACTCTACAGATTAAGCTCCAGGAGAAAGACAAGGTTACTGAGTCCTGTCTGAGTTTCCTACAGGAGTAATCAATTGCAGAAACTAGAAGCcaagctgcagctgcttgcCTTACTATCAAAATAGAGAGATGAAACGAAGTCCTGGAACTGACATGCAAGTTGAAGCTTAAttaactttttgtttcaaaaacacacacacacacccacacacacacccacacccaCCCTGTGGTGCAACTTGAACACACTTTGCTTGcacatgggatttttttttttaataattaatcaGCACATGATCAGGGGACAAAAGTTGTAGGATCATGTCACCTAGAATGACCGCTTGAGCACATTTCCTCTTTCCTACTAAAACTCTCAGAATATGATTACACTACAAACTAGAACTCAGAGGATACTTACCCCTTTCTTTTGGGTGCTGAAACTTCTGCCAACATTGGTATGTGCCAGTTCACAGTCCATCTCCTTCATATATGACTTGAGACTACCTGTAACTTCATTAGGCAATGCCTTCTGCGCTTGCCTTTGATTTTCAACATCTAAGTCTTCATCACCCTCATCTGAGAAGTCAAACTCCTCTTCTTCATCCAAATCATCAGAATCCAGTTCTTCTGAGTCTGCTCCTACATATTATCAAGTACATATAGCAAACAAATCAGTGCAGTGCCAAAGGATAATCAGAAAGCCAAGAGAAGCCAAGTAACCAAATCAATCTCACCTAAAATTCTATCCAAAGCACTTGTGAAAGAGTCAACATCAAAGGTAACATGAGCTTCATCAGATGacctgaaatataaaaatcatttttaataagtATTGCTTTTATGCTTGCATAAGGCTGACATaggcagaaaaaacatttgGCATATTGATTTCCTCAAGCCTAGATTAAAGTTCAGGTATTCGACCTGATGGCCTAAGAAGCACTTAGCTTGAGGCCTGCACGAATGAAACAGCAAATGATGCGGCTCATGGCATGAAGGCAGAAAGGAAGTCAAGAACTAGTTGTTTCATCTTggccaaaacaaaacaaaacaaacaaaaaacccccacacaTTGAAGGCAATCAAAGTAAGCTTCCCTGGCATCCTTGTGAAATTAAGTGGAAGTGTTATAAATTTGACAAAGATTTATATAGCTTAGGATCTTAGAGGTTTAGAGCCCCTACCTAGAGTGAACAAGAGAACACTAAAAGCTTAATTCTGGTCTCTTGGTCAAGACTACTGACAGAGATCCACAGTCTATCTTTTTTCATGCTTCCATGTGTACAGTGTGTGCTACAGTGATGCACTTTCTACAGCCTCACTAGAGGCATTTTAGCAGTCTCAGTAGTTAGTCTTTCATGGCAGGAGAAGTTCACCACAGTTGAACTGTCTTGAGACAAACATTTTAACAACTGTGCTAAGAACTATGGTAACTGACAACAGTAATCCTCAACTTAAGagatttatggaaaaaaaaaaaaagctaagtaaGAACTAGAACAGCTTCAGCCATTTTTACTTGCACCAGCTTCAGAGCAGCCACCTAGttaatttaaaagcatgtaTATATTCACTACTAATACACCTTTGGTTCAGGCCTCTGCTTAAAAAAACGTTTTGAAACTTTGATAATCAACATTACCGAACCAGTGAAAGGCTGCAACATAATGAAAACACAATCCATACCAAACACcaaacttaaaaataacagtacCATGGCATTTCTGCTCCTTCGTGTGTTGAGACTTTGGATACAAAAGCCTTCATGCTTTCAGCAAGTGCTTCCAAGTCatatttctgctcttcctcaTTTGAGGAAGGATGGGACTGATTTGTTGCTTCCTTCAACATCTGGTCTAGATCATCTGGTGAAATCTCCAGCCAGCTGTCATCTGAAAGAACATAGGACATATCTGTTATTTGCACACAAGTCTGTTAGCCTACAAGATCCAATTTAGATGATTCAAAATACTGTTAGCATTCTGTATCTCACTACTTTTGCACTCTTGGTTTTACATGCTTAAGAGTCCAGAttgttttactgctttaaaacacTGGTTTATACACACCTTCAAAGTGGTAAATATTGTTCTAAGcatagatcatagaatcagtaaggttggaaaggacctccggagatcatctaagcccaatccccctgctcagcagcctccccaagaacatgttagacagggttgcatccaggcaggccttgaatatctccagagaaggaggctccacaacatctctgggcaacctgttagATAACCTTTTTGCCACTACATGAAGGATGAAATTGCTTACACTATAGCAGGTGACTGACCCAGTCAGACCTGGTCCTATGATCATTAATACTAAATGTTGGATTTTGTATACTGCTTTATCCAGAAAATGCAGATGTGATCTGTATCATGCACTGACAACTACATTTCTGTCAAATAAGTCAAAACACACTATATAAAGATTACGTTCATTTTACATTGGCCCTGGGAGCAGACCAGACACTAACTAAACCAATTCCAATACTGACAGTTCAAAGTTaacttaataaaatgttttaaatactttctgTCTGGCATACAGTTGACTAAGTACTTGATCTAGTACGTAAGTGTGCGTTATGTTCCTGATCCAGTGGTATCAACCTCAAAACTGGATTGTGTATCCTGCCAATTCACAGCTGCAAGCTTTATGACTTTTACAGCACACTAACTGGCTgcctgaaatttaaaatgactaCTCGTTAATAACACCTGTAGCAGTCACAGGATAGCAGACAAACTATACACACAGACTCTACCGTTCTGCAAAtattcctcttccctccccacaAGTAATCATTTGCAACAGAGTTTACTCCTGCTATCCTGCTCACCATCCCCTGGAGGAAGACAAGCTGCTTCTTTCTCAAGCTCCTTCAAATCAAAGGTGGTTGTTTGCAACAGTGTCAAAATTTCATCACCTGGGCTCACTGCAACAGaactagaagaaaacaattcagCTTACTGAAATGGTTTTTTAATAGCAACACAATGCCAATGGCATCTCACACTCCACATGCATGTTTTGGCTCAAAGTCtttattatttctgctgtgCAAAAAATACATCCAAAAGATAAGCAAATTTTAGGGAAGTACAAGCGTGCTACACAGATAGTATTAGCCAAAACAAGACATATTCAGTTACTGTATTCATCACTGATGGCTACAAAGCccatttcttatttccttcctttgttctttaaatttatttcatcttgATTAACATTAGGATGGCCAGACAGCACAACTGGAACTTCAAGCAACTAACAGTCCAGATATTACAAGCTGGCCAAGTCTCAGATATTTTCactatgatttattttttttggatACGATTTTTTGGAGAAATCTACAGCCAACTGCCTGCCTTGAGTAACAGAGATGGATTACTCTTTATTTATCATTCACTGGGactgcttttcaaagaaattttaaaacaattttaatagcCAACCAACCAAATGAACAATGCTTTTCTATTACCTCTTAAACCACTTGGAATACcttaatattttgcagaatCAGGATAAACAGTTACTCAAGCAATAACTCCTACTGGTAGAGAATACTCTAGAGGAATTAATACCTGCCTACCCTAGCCCCAACACCAGCGTTAAATGTTCAACGGAAGAAGGTTtcatatttaaagcaaaaagaaaagcaagtgttATAAAACTGTAGTTAAAGTTTTTATAGGTACTATGTATGATTAATCATGAAGTTAAAGTAGCTCTTACCTTTCTGGCTTGGTAACGGAGTGCTGGAAGTAATCTTCCGCCATACGCAGCAGTTCCAAGTACTTAGCAGAGCCTTCCATTTCTCCCTGTTCAATACAACTCACAAGCATGAAGTTATACAATTCTCCCTCAACTTCCTTTTCACAATCAGGACTCATGATCACAACTGTTAGTTACAAAGAAATTTAGTACTGCTAGAATCAAAGCGAATAGTACTCCTTCACCATTTACATTTGGAGTATGTTATAAGGAATAGGTGTAAGGTGCTTTCCTGGTCAGATATAAACTAGAGATGTAGCCTGCAGTATCATTTGGTCTACACCAAAAGTAAGGAAAGACAACACTATGATTCTCCCAGCAGCGTGGTTGTAAGAAGCCGATGGAAAAGTTATATTGTACAGGAACTACGAACGAATCTCTTGCCTTTTGGGCACTGTCCCCAGAAGTAGCACTGCAGTACTATAAGAAATGTTCCCCTTTTCCCATATTTACAAGATGTTAACCTAACCATGCTACAAACTTCAATGAAGTAGTCAAAGGCATGTTCTTTACCACCACCTAGTCCCCTCTTCCCCAAAATCCTACATGAGCTCAAGTGGATTTAGGAATTCATCCCCaaatccttctttttctctttttaatttcaaaagcaaatgaattaaTTTCAAAGAGGAATGACTTGTACATGCTTCCCAATGatattcatttgctttccacAGAGAGAAGCACTAGATTTCTTGCCCTACTCTAAGTACTTAACGAAGTTTGAGAGCTAAAGatctttttcctgaatttcacCCATACACACACGGCCTCACcttgaaatagtttttttccttcaggctgCTGAGGAATCTTGCCCACAAGGGATTGCTTAAGACACTTATCTTGGAACCAGGAGAAACTTTCCTGCATTTAGAGCACAAAATCTCAAAGCCATGAGCCTGTATAAGAGAGACAGCAGTAACAGGTTCAAGATAGGACAGATTTAAATTCACCTTTAAAAACTGCATAAAAAACACACTACTACTGAGCTCCTGAAGCTGCCATTTATGAAGTAGATAACAAAGCTGACTGCCCAGACAAAATGATCCATGATTGCTGGAGAGTGATTCCAACTTCCAGACTAGCAGGATACTGCTACCTGACATAAAAGGTTAGTCTACAGAAGTTATTGCAAATTAAGTGAGAGGACAGATTTGCACTGCACCAGTTGCAAAGCAACTAAACTTTAACTGCATTTATAATCTATGCTGAACCGCAAACTTGCTTTGCCTACGCATCTTGTGGACCTGCCGCACTGGAGCACaattctgaggaaaagaaaattcagaagagaaaaccCAGACTCTCACTATCTCTGAGAACACATTTGGCTGCATATCTTCTTGCAGCAAGGTCCCAGGGCACACTGCGCCCAGTACCCGTCCTGCCCTTTGAACAAACACACCGCTTGCcccatctctgctgctgcctaCACTAAGTGCCTGCAGGCACTTTAAGCTTGGGATTCCTCTGTGCAGCAAGGATGTACTGTAACGAGCTTTGGTGCCCCCACCTTGTGCAAAAGTGGACGTGCAGGACGGGGTTACGGGCTGTACTGGCTGTTAGCCTTCCCCTGTGAGCCTTGATGCCTGAGGCC
Coding sequences within:
- the ECD gene encoding protein ecdysoneless homolog, which produces MEGGGRAAAAAAAEDAVRYRLFPVAGGEAPLRRLAEGILLRFAPLLAAYIWQRQPFRLRCVPARGDTPAHIGGTTQFGDNVEDEWFIVYLVREITREFPELAASVDDDDGEFLLIEAADFLPKWLSPDNSDNRVFFYKGELHIIPLAETPGQEWELTPSSPTISQALTLLSTRSDECLAATPIRTSVYKRISGYPEKIQASFHRAHCYLPAGIVAVLRQRPSLVAAAVQAFYLRDPVDLRACRSFQIFPPDERVMTVVTFTKCLYAQLMQQKFVPDRRSGYTLPPPSHPQYKAHELGMKLAHGFEILCSKCRKVSPGSKISVLSNPLWARFLSSLKEKNYFKGEMEGSAKYLELLRMAEDYFQHSVTKPESSVAVSPGDEILTLLQTTTFDLKELEKEAACLPPGDDDSWLEISPDDLDQMLKEATNQSHPSSNEEEQKYDLEALAESMKAFVSKVSTHEGAEMPWSSDEAHVTFDVDSFTSALDRILGADSEELDSDDLDEEEEFDFSDEGDEDLDVENQRQAQKALPNEVTGSLKSYMKEMDCELAHTNVGRSFSTQKKGVSSVKATTSQNAGHDSGTEDTELTPIDLDMNLVANMLESYSAQAGLAGPASNILQSMGVYLPENADHIESSKKGEE